GCTTACACAAGAAAGCACGCGGGAGTGGCGGTTGTTGCCGGGGCGCGAGCGTCGGGGAGCAGGTGCTAGTGCACATACACTTGCTTGTAGGCACTGCTCACGTCGCCGTCCCCTTGGCTGTGAAAAAGATTAAGTCGGCCTGAACACCGCAGGCTCGCAACAAAAGCACTCACGCCAATACACAACCATGGCTCGTCGACAGAAGACGGCACTCGACTCGCCGGGTTGGGCCGCCTaccacgccgcggccggtCGGTGGGCTGCCGCAATTGACGAGGAAACGACACACGCCGCCCGCAGGAATTCACAGCCCCCCCGCCAGGCCTTGGGGTTTCCCCGTGAGGCCAACGTGTCTCGGCTCTATGTCCTGCCTCAAGATTGCTTGCTTGGCGAGGTCTTGATACTTATCTGGAACAGGAGGCCTGTGGGGCACTGCGttgcttttttctgttttctgcgcCCGGCAGGGTCCATCAGACAGCCATATCATGCGCCACGACAACTAGCGCAGGACTGCACTTGGTAGAGTGCGCGATCGCAGACGAGCCTGTTATTTAGCAAGAGAACATCTGTTCCGCACGGTTTTCCACGTGTAGCAGGAATTCCTTCCGTCTTCCAATCGTCAGACAGTTCATTTTGGGCCGTTAACGTCTCCTTTCTGAAGAAGAGTCGAAAAGTAGAGCCGGCTTGCCGGATTCAGTTTTTTTCTGCACTTCTGGAGGCTGTTTCAAGCTGGACCACGCGGTCGAGGGCTTGAGCCGGCCTTCGTTCGCGGGCTCGTGGCTCATTTCCTCCTGCATCAATGCAGCACAGAAAGACGGGGCTTAGCTTTGCTAACTGGCTGCCTAGTGGAGAAAGCTTGCCAGGCAACCTCAAAATATTCCACTCTCTTCCCTGTCACAGTGTGAGCTCTGAAACCCGCGGCATCACCCTATTGATTACAGCGCTCAGGCACAGATAAAGCGTTTTCACCAACAAACTGCAAGCATGTTCTTTTCTTGCAGCAAGTGGTGTTTGCAGTTCCCGTGCCCTCACTTCGGGTCATTTTATTACAATGTCAGCCCGTGAGGAAAATGCAATCCCACACACACCCCCGCTTCACGTCCGGCACTAAGTAAATCAGGACCGAGCAACATGCCGATTTCCTGCTCCACGTTTTCTGACAAAGTTGTACCTCAGCGCCAGTGGTACCTCAAGGCGGTGAATAATAGCGACGTCATTACACTGTCCCTGCCAAAGAGGTTGGCATTCGCTCACAAACAAAGAAGACTCCATCTGTCCGTGCAGCTCTGGTTAGTTTTGAAATTACCTTGAACCTGCTATGATTCTTTCGAGCGTTCTCCATGCAACGTCTACCCAACCACGTGTGAAGAGAACAGTTTCTGTCGTGAGGCTTCAGCTTGCAGAAATGGTGATATGGACAGGCTGCGGGTACACTCCTGATGCCCTGGCTGCGCATAGCTGAACCTGAGCTGCTGAAAACAGCCCCGCCAAATTGCTTCCGCGTATTACCCACTGTTTCGGAGAGCATTTTCCACGCCGACACAAGTCGCGGAGCTCCCCCTCCGAAAGAAACAGGACGCGGTACATTTACGGTGGCTGTATTGCTTGTGCGTGACTGCCTCGACAGTCGCCCCCCATTTCTTTCGTGTCCATGATGggaagccgcgcgacagACACTTCATTTGGTGAAAAGAAGTGTGTCACCTCTTAAGCGAACAACGCCTGACGTCTGCCCCCCAGAAAGAGAATATGACCTTCAACTCGGGGGCATCCAGGTTATGGCCAAACAGGTGAATGAGAGAGGGTTCGCACATTGGTGGGACGAACCGCAGGATGCACCCGTGGGGATGCAAGTATTGCGTGCGGCGAATCGCGGGGAGCACGGTCGCTGCCACGCGCGTGAAGGACCAGTAGGAAACGGGAGAGAATAGCAGCGTCTGCACAGCCCCAACAAATCCATCGGAGACCCGAATAAACATACATAACGGGAATGCATTGACACAGTAAGACGGAAATGAACAACAGAGATGTTCTTCTCGCCTCGGAAACGAAGGCACGCACATACCGTGCTCGTGCGAGAGTCTCTGTGCTGAACCACGTGCACCACTGACGACAGTGCAACGCACAGAGCAAAACACACGCGCCAGACAGGTTTAAAAAAGCAACACCTGTATCACACATGAGCTGAAAGACGACAAGACACCAAACGGGCGCCACGGAGACTACCGGCAAACGCGAGCAGCCGTACGCTGTTTAATAAGCACGGTAAATCACCACTCGCCAACAAGAGGCTCTGCAAAAAACAGCATGTGCACGTGTGCGAGCATGGAGGCGCTCTGGAACGCGCGCCCAACTTGATTCGTGCCCTCGTTCACGCGGCCAGGACCAAAACCCGCACTTCAGCCTCGCTCTGCTCGAACAGAGGGGGGCAGCATTGAGCGTCGCCGCTCCGGCAAGTTTTAAAAGTTGATTTTCCGTGTTCGCGACAGGAAACCGGGGTGAAGCCTTTTGCACACACCCCTTAATACTCAAGCTAGTCGAGACCCGCACTCGAGACCACCTCAAACCCGCGGTACCGCCGCCGTTGCGCTCCTTACCGTTTCGATGACCAGCGGCTTGGACAAGAATGTATTCCCCTAGTGCCTCCAATACCCAGCAACACTTCCGATGCGACTTTCAAATCGCAGACCTTACTGTCGATGTTACGCGTCGCAGCCTCTACGCTAGCGCTTCGGTCAACTGTGGGACCTTGCgtgccgccccccgcgctcATCACCAGTTCTTCTGCGTAGATATACTTCATCAGTTAATTCATCCATCAAGTAAAACGCCATCAGCTCTGagtcttcgtcgtctgctgATCCTCTGACGACGGACCGAAGACAGTTCATTGCCTCGTTGGGGTTCCAAAACCGTATGGTACATTTTAACGGGATTCCGCACCTTAACGAAGAAACAGGAGCACCATCGAGAGACGCCCTCGGATCTTGTTGGCTCGTAGCGTCAACTGTCAGCATGCTGCACTGACCCTTCTGGTGGGCACCGCAGGCGGCCGGTGTTTTTGGAAAAACAACAGCCGGATGCCGTGACCTGGATCGGAAGCCCTAAAGTGTCCTGCCCGAATCGAGCCTCATGACACCATGTCAACTCTCGCGGCTATCTCTACTGCGACTGTTAGAAGACGCTGAATAAAATCGGCGGTGTTTCTGTGCATCGTCCCTCGTGCGCGTCGTCCCTCGTGTGCACCGGCTACGTAGTGCAGCATGCGCTGTCTGCCGCACCTGTTGGACTACTTCACATCGGGCAAGGTGCCCTGTATTCGTGGTTTGCGGCTGCAGGCTCTTAAATAACACACCCTGGAGCTCCACATCAATGTTCACGTCTTTGCTAGCAACGCCGATCCTTCGCCGCTCACAGAGCCAGAAAGGTCGGCAGCCCCCGAAAGGCAGCGACAATTCTGACACCGTATTCGTGCGCCTTGCCCATCAAGCCCCACGTCATCGAGACAGGGTCGACTAAGAAGGCTCAAAAACTGGCAGATATCGTCAGCTCCCTAGACGGCTCGAACAAAAGTGGTACGGGGATTCAAGATTCAACCCGAGACGCAAAAAGAAGCTCCCGCCCAGAACCAAGTGCATGCGCGATGCTCGACTGTGGCGGCCCCACAATAGGGCAACTATCGAGAGTGCAAAACGGAGAAAATGACCGAGAGTCTCAATCACCTGGTTGTTACACGGTCTCTTCTTTAGTTCTATGGTCGTCACTTCGGGCACGCTTCCGTGCGCTGCCCAGTCACCGAGAATCCCAGCCCGTATCCTTTCCAATGAACGCAAGCCCGCGGCTTCTGTTATACACATTTCCACGTGCATGTACGATTGCACCGAGATCCTtccgcgcttcttccgcagTCTCATTTTGCGGTGTCACGCGTCTTCTATCCGCCTAACATGGTGGAACCGCACGGCGTGGGATgtggagacgaggcgcgggccGAGCGTAAACCGTAAATTCTTTTTTTCCAGGGACAACCCCCGTCCTCGCATGCAGGTTCCTCAGTAGTTTCGGGTAGACGGGACGCCGGTTTCCTTTCAAGGAGAACGCAGGTTTGCGAAGACGCTGCCTCAGCCGGCCTGTAGGCGGACTGGATAtctctcctttcttcctTCTTGGCGCTCCTCATctcgagacgaaggagagcggGCGGCGATAGCGGTTGCTCGCTGACCGCAAACTTTTGGCGTGATTCCCCGTTCCCGACAGATCCTTGGTCCCCTTCTCCACCGTTGGAGTCAAGCGCGCTCCCGCATTGCATCAGGCTTCTGTCCCGCTCTGCTCCGCGTGCGGGTCTGCCGTGCCTGCAGTGCAGTCCTCTTTTGGTGCCGCGGGGCTCTGTTCTCGCTCCTGGTGGAGCTGCTAATTGCCCTAAAGATCTTTGCCACCCGGCTGCATCAAGAGACCGAACGCCATGACGGCTTCCTTCAGTCCCTcggcgagggggagggaggacGCGACGATGAGCGGGGAGTCGTGGATCGCAGGGCAAGGAGAAAACCAGGAACCTGGCCTCTCCACCGAGAACGCGGACGCAGACTCCACTCAGGATGGCGGCACAGAAGTGCAAGTCCACTTCTCCACGGGTTTGCCGGAATTCTTTCAGCTTCCTGACCAGCCGTTTGTCGTGCCCAGCCGCTTCCGCAGGCTCGAGCTCTCAAAGGTGAGTCGACGCGCGTCTGTGGGCGTAGGCACTGTCACGtgccctctcgcgcttcgaaACCAGAACTGCGGGTGGATGGCTGCATTTAGAGAGAAAACACGTTAGCTTGAGTGTCTGCAGAAAGGCAGTTGCTTCCACTCGAAGAGGTGTGCTTCGCACACTCTCAGCTTCTGCGCGGGCACTCGTACATCGACCGAGTTTCCCAGGTGGCCCAAACGTTGGCAAACAAACGACTGCGACTCGTCCTGCTTGTGTATTGCCGGGGTCTCTAGCCCTGCTTCCCGCAGACCTGAAACGCAGctctttctctgtctgcggTAGAATCGTTGCAGGCCGCCCGACACCCGTCAGTACTGTGGCGACCTGCATCTGTACGAGTTCGGCTTGTGAATGCGTTCCTGTTTTCTCTTTAGCTGCGATGCCTTTCGCAATAGGGGGGACAGGGAAGGCGGTGCGAGCGAGAGgggagcggcgacgagggctACGCGCCTCTTGTCAGGAAAGACGGATGCGTCCACGTTCTGCCTGCGGTAGTCGCCTGTCTGCCCGTCTCATTTCCGTGTTTTCAGCTGGTCAATCAACTCCTCGAGCAGCAGGACGACCCCGACTGGCCTGGGCACCAGCCCTTCGACTTCCTGGTGGACGGGAAGCTGTTCCTTCGAACGTCTCTCGAGGAGTAAGTTTCCAATCTTCTGAATGAATCGTCTGTCGTGTATGTAAAAGCTGTGaatcgcctcgccgcaggtGGAGGCGACCTCCTGGTCGTGCTCTCCGCTCTGCCTGAATGCTGCATGGggcccgtcgcgcgcgtcgcatGCTTGCATGTGCGTGGTCAATTCACATTTCGTCTTGTTACTGCGCGGACTTATATTGAGttcagaaaaaaaaaaatttTGAAGAATTTCCTACAGCTTGATAATTGCTTATGAGGCCCTGCTGGCCACTGCGCCTCAGCTTCGATGACTCCGAGCACTGCGTTCCCGCCACACGTGCCGCCGGTGGAGAGCGCATCATCTCTCGGCGCACacctctctttctgcttccTGGCGCTCTATTCCCGTCtgcgctcttctcctctctcagcCCACGCGAGTGTTTTCTCGGTGCGACGTGTTTGTGTCTCCCTGACTCTGTCGCGGCCGGGCGTGTCGAAGGCGGTGGAAGGCTGCGCGAACCGCGCAGCCTTCCACCACCTGGTgcctgcagagggagacACGCTGAGCATCAACTCGTGCGGCaccttcgctgtcgccgtgGACACGGTCCTGCAGTACTCACTGCCGTTGTTTTTTGCTAGTGCTATCTTCCTCTGAGCGGCGTGTCACCTTGAGCGCTTCTCTATTGTGACTGGCGTCCTCTCTTGACCTCTGGGTTCCTGACTTCTCCATCTCCTCTCTGTAACTTGCTCCACCGCACCTCGCGAGCCTGGCGGTGTGTCGCGTTGCGGGTCCCTACCGCCCTCTGCCCTCTGCGACTGCGTTCAGTTCTGCGTTGTCGGCTGTGCGTTGTCAGGTacatgcgcgcgcgaggcatcACTGCAGAGGTGCCGCTTAATCTCCACTACCAGTTGGCCGTTCGCATCTTGGGAGCCCGACAGTTGCCGCGTGCTGCGGACTGGatttcgtctctctctttcatTCCCACGGAAAGTAAGCTGGCCTCCgggcggaggggcgaggaAAAGGGCCAGAACACAGGCCCCGTCGTAGGCAAGAGATtatgctaacggcgagaagggaagagTCTTTCAAAGGAAGGGATGGTTGACCGAGAAGTTAGTGTCTAAAATATTTAACCGAGAGTCTCAGCTTAGATACACAGATGGACGCGGACTCACCTCACAAGCAGCGCCGACTGCGCGCGCCACCTGCGCAGCGTTGACGACAGCTTGGGGAGCGGCGGGGGAAAGAGAAGGCTGGGGACGCCAGCTTGACGGGAAAGACAATGCGCGAGGATAGAGCGAATTATCGAGGTGCCCACAGCCAAAGAACGAAGCAGCGTCAGCAAAAGGAGCGGTCGAGAAGAGGGACAGCGAAGGGGAGCGGGGATTGCGAGcaaggagcgcgagcggggAGCGCGAGcaaggagcgcgagcggtAGAGCGAGATTCCAGAAGGCCTTGTCGACGCTtgcgctcgacgccgcacACTCGCCAATGAAGTACGGAAAGACAGACTCGCGGGTCGCCCGGACAACGCACTGGGGGGGCGGCGTTCAGCTCCGTTGGAGTCCCCAGCCCTTCCGTCCCTTTCCTGTGTTCTCTGGCTCAGACATCCTCGTCGAAGCTTCGTACGACGGATGTTGCCGTCTCCACTCTGTCTCTCCACGGTCGCCGGTCGCTCTGacctcttcgctttctccctcgtctccggTCGTGACGCTTGCGCTGAATCGCGGGCCCCTcacggcgtctgcggccttcgccgcgggtGCCTTCCTTCCTCTACATTCGTCTCAACTTCTTCTTGGCAGTTCCAGCGGGGCACTATACTTCCTCGCGTCGTGGGCGTCGACATCAGGGGCGGCTGACGGAGAGGAGCGTCGCGTGTTGGACAAGAGAGCGGTCGGGATCTGGCAGGCGGAGGTGCAAGCTGTGGGCTGTCTCGACTCCAGCGTGGCGAGTCTGGGCGTCAGCACCGATGGCGTGACGGTGGCGGCCGGCGACAAGGAGGGCAACGTATATTTGTGGGAGAACTTCTTGCTCTTgacgcatgcggcgacgcaggtcgagaagctgcgcgccagagacgaggaggacggcgagcggaagaagaagcgccaggcggcggccttgTCCAccgctggcgacgacggcgcacTCTTCGCCGTTCAAGAAGTTCGCCCGAaactgcggctgcgggctGCCCACACAGCCCCGGTGTCTGACCTGGcgttcgcgccggcgccgctcagGTGTGTGCTCTACTCTGCTTCGCTGGACAACTCGATCTCCGCGTGGGACACACTCCTCgggggcgacgcgctggTCACGTGGCCCGTGTCGCGCGGCGTCAcgtcgctcgcctgctgccccGTAGACGGCCGCATTGTGTGCAGCGCACACGAAGACGGGCGACTGCGACTGTGGGACGTCCGCTCTGGCGCTGGGAACGAGGAGATGCACGCTTCGCGAAAGGCGTCCAGTGTGCTGACGCTGGACGCGAACTCGCGCTTTGAccttcgcttcgccttcggctcCGCCCACCAGCGGCTTTGCACGCAGGTGCggtggctgccgcggcagctcgcgcggaaaggcgacgacggcgagagcgagaagaccgAGGAGGGCGAACACATCTTGGCCTCCGTTGGGCAGGACGGGCTCCTGAAGCTCTTCGAcgtccgcgcgccttcgatGCCTCTGCTGACCGTGGAAGTAcagggaggagaaggcgaagcgcgaaAACCAGGTAAACCCGTCAGACTGTTGGCGACCGCCTGGGTGGGCCCCACACGCATCGCCACTGGCGGCTCCGACGGCGTCACCCGAATCCACGCGTTCGGATCGAGGTGGGCGGAAACCGACGCGTGAAGGCTGAGCTTCGTAGAAGACGTGAACGACGGCGCCCTGCAAGGGAATCAATGGCTGAGACTGACGGGTGCATGGAACGAAAAGAGAGACTGAAGCCGCGGAAACCAGGAGGGTAGCCTTGGAATCACGTGAGGGCCGACAAGAAAACAGGAGGGGATCGTACCGAAGAGCGAACtcaaggcgacgcaggatACGAGGGAGTTGAGTAACTTTGAGCGAATGGGAAATACTTCCAAATTCAGTTTTTTAAACTCAATGCCCAGATACGTTTTTCGATAGGATCGCCCTCTCAACCGTCCGGAGCTTGTCGCATAGCCCCTCGCTGAGAGCTCCTGTCTCGAGCGAGGTCCTGGTGGCCTCGCGGAGACGGCTGCGTCTGGCACATCGCTAGTAGCGGAAACGGTGTAGCAGATGGGAGGATAGGCATCTGTTACCGTAGTCTATGCGGACACCGGCACTTCCCGTGTTAGGCGGTTAAGAGCCTTTATACTTTCTGAGAGCTGTGCTATGCGTAACCCTTTCTCACTAAACCGACAGTTtcaagcggagacgccccgCTGCGCACGGCACCGAGAACGACAACGGTTTCGGTTCGTAGCCTATGAGAAACGTGAGGCCGGTAAACGCCTCACGCATGAGTTTCCTCGCAGACTTATTAGACATGCAGATGTGTGACTTCGGATCCAATGCGTGGAGCCCACCAGTTGAGGCAAGCGATTTCTCTTCCTTTTCACTTGCATCATGACTACACGTGCTTTACGTCTTTACGGGGAGACTCGAGGGGTAACTTCGAGCCGTGCTACTTCGCTGCCAACGCTACGACCAGCAGCAACACGCACATagcggaggagagggggggggggggggggagtgcGCACTGATGCATGCCTGTCAGCACTGTCGTTAtggagcgcggagaagagtGGTGGGGGACcctgaggggggggggggacaggcGTCAGCGGATCCGCGTAAAACTAGCAATCTCTCCTCGAGCGCAGTAAATAGATGTCGTGTGCGATTTTTGCTActcgaggcggccgcagcgtgTACAAGCCAAGTGGAACATGCGTTATTGCAGATTGGCGAGATTAAAGCGATGTACTGCTTCAACGCAGACCAGTGTTACTGGCGAGTTGCCAGCGGAACAGCAGACAGGACTCGAGGCTTTctgaggcgcgggcgagatATGGGAGGCGTTTAATGCACTCTCGAAGCTCTTGGGAATGCCATTTCCCGTGGCGAAGCTGTGGGCGAACGTCGGGGAACATACTTCAAGGGTCGGCTCTGGATATAGGGGCTCAGGTGCAGGGGATACGTCAAGAGTGAAACACTAGGCAAAGAAGCGATGCGTCTTCCACGGCGTCTTGCGTGTGTTGGTGCTTGTCTCACGGATGGATGCTCGCTCAGCAATCGCGACCGCTTCTTCCCCGTTCCGAGAAACAGCCATTCCGTCGCTGCACACACGTCGCTGAGCGATCGGTGCCAGCGCTTTGGGGACCGTTCGCGTACCTAACTGGACCAAGCGAGATTCACAGTGTAGTTGCTCCAGCTGGTGAGCTTCTTCCATCTATACCTAGAATTCTATAGGACCAGAAGAGGAGCGCTTTCCTTGATGCAAGGCAGatgcctgctgcggcgagtTGTGTACTGAAATGAGCAGCCACGATGTGGCGCGCCAGTTGAGGCGGCTCCCTAGCTCAAAGAGAGAGTAGCGGGTCTGTCGGGATACAGAGATACGCCGACTTCTCTGGAGAAACGCAACCGTCTCACCTCTGCGTCCCCCACgctccccccgcgccccACGAAGGTTTGGTTCCCACGCAAGTGATGCCCGCTATGGCGTTATCGAAGCACTAGGCCAGGGTACCAGGCACCACCACAGTGTGTAGGGACGTAGACTCGGCGAGCACCGCCGTTTTCACTTGAGGCGGTTGATTTTCAGCTCATAGACTCTTCGTTTCTATGAACCAAGACATGCACCCGGCTTCGTCCCGGGTACGAGGAAGCACCGTACAAAAGGATGCATGGAAATCTCCGTATTTTTTTGATGCATCGCCGGGTGTCTGATGTACAGTTCCCGAGGCAGTGCGGGTCTACTGTACCCTCTTCGTCTTGAATCTACCTCATACTTGTTCCCTAGCATCCTCTTGTGTGCGCATGTTTTGTTACGGCGAGCCTTTATGCCCCGTTTCTTTTCTCGGTTGCCTGCATGGActtcagctgcatgcgcagtctttttcgcgggcgacgcgcaaaGAGAGCCTTTTGGGTGCgcgtcgcgtccgccgctttGTCCTGTGCACTTCTTTTTGACGCTGGGACCCCAGCGCCGACGAGACGGGGGAACTCGTCTCTTTTCGTTCTTTGCGTggtttcctccgccgccctctttCTCACCGCGACGGAAGGGTCTTTCCGCTCGTCGTCGGCCGGCACCCCCTCTGCTGCTACCGGGACCGAACGCAACCGACCAGGGCCGCCAGCCGACTGCTCCTGCAGTATTTTTTCTCAAACATTACATCAagcttcttccgccttcgtcctTTAGTGAGGGATTTGCTCGTTTTCAGGCGCATCCTCCGTGGGCGGGACTTCCTCTTCTAcactcgcctccctcggctTCGGCGCTGTTCGGCGCGAGAGGGGAGGCTGGGAGAGGTGTCGctcagaggccgcagaggacgcgatTAAAGCACCGATTCCGTGGGAGACCCACAACAAACGCCACACTTCCGTCTACGCAGATAACACAGGATCCAGGATCCTGCTGGCCGTTTCACTTGCCCCGGCGCTCGAGCGGAAAATGACATCAGAGACAGCGATCGGCACCCGAGGGCTCCAAATGCAAAAACACGGATGTATTTTGTCCATCTAGACACGTGCATGTGCAGTGAGAAATCACACCCTCAGCCTGCAGCCTTGATGCGCCGACAGGTGCGGCCCTGCGGTTTCGACTGTCGCGCCCGAACTAGCCGAGCAAGCGGAGCAGCCGAATAGAGACCTTTTACGCACGTTTTTCGCAAGATACAGACTTCAGGGGTCTGAGTGGCGGGGAAACGCCCTTTACATGACCCTCGTTCGCTGCGTTGAGAACAGAAGAAACGAGAGTTGTTCGGTCTTCGTTCACCCCTCTGTTTCTCCGCATCTAACCGAGCCTCTCGCGGCACCCCCTTTTTCCTGTCCACTTGTCTGGAGCAGGCGTGTTCTCTCGCAGTGGAAAAtacgaggcggcgacgactcTTGGCACCAGGCCCTTCCCGCCTGCCCTTCTCCACGgtctctctcttgtctccGCTGTGAGGGCACCTGCTCACACGGTGTcgcgctgcgtgtgcgctggTCTTCTCCACCGTGAGGTGCGCGCTTCTTTCCCCTCTGTGCCCTTCTAGCGTTGTCCTCCGTGAATCAAAGTTGTCCTCGCGTCCCCTCGGCTGCCCTACTCAGCTTTCCCCTTTTCACTGGTCGTGTCGCCTTCCCAAACCCTCTTGTTTGTCTtcccagcgcctcctcccgctgGCCTTGCTTCAGAGAaggagcgacggcagcaaaATCCCCCATTTACTCTTTCTGCGCTTGCCAGCCACTTTCAGTGTCTCCTATGCGAGCATAGACCATGGCGAGCGACAACACCCACCACGggccgtctccctcctcgcgttcgcgcggGGGCCCTCCCCCCACTCTccttccttcgtcttctttgaTCCCTCCTTCCTTCACGCCACAtccggctcgcggcggatcGGTTCTTTTCGGGGCCCCGTCTGTGGCTTTTTACCCGCCCTCTGGcccgctgccttcttccttttcgctgcctcctcacgggtctctcctgctgccgccgtcgtcgtctccgccgcttcccGCGTTCGCGAACGTGGGGGGCGAGGGCCCCGAATgcccgccgcccctcggTGTCCCCTGCGGGGCGCGGACgggcccgccgcccccgtgTGGGGTGTCGCTGCCTCCCATCCCGCcgggcgcgtcctccttcgcgccgtcgtcgtcgttccCCGTTTatctgccgccgcacgccgcccaaggcgcgccgccgttcgCTGTGCccgagcgcagagaggacgaacgcgcaagcgtctctgcgtcgccgccacaCTCCGGGCGCGCTGGGTCGG
Above is a window of Besnoitia besnoiti strain Bb-Ger1 chromosome Unknown contig00007, whole genome shotgun sequence DNA encoding:
- a CDS encoding NLE (NUC135) domain-containing protein (encoded by transcript BESB_071360), whose product is MTASFSPSARGREDATMSGESWIAGQGENQEPGLSTENADADSTQDGGTEVQVHFSTGLPEFFQLPDQPFVVPSRFRRLELSKLVNQLLEQQDDPDWPGHQPFDFLVDGKLFLRTSLEEYMRARGITAEVPLNLHYQLAVRILGARQLPRAADWISSLSFIPTENILVEASYDGCCRLHSVSPRSPVALTSSLSPSSPVVTLALNRGPLTASAAFAAGAFLPLHSSQLLLGSSSGALYFLASWASTSGAADGEERRVLDKRAVGIWQAEVQAVGCLDSSVASLGVSTDGVTVAAGDKEGNVYLWENFLLLTHAATQVEKLRARDEEDGERKKKRQAAALSTAGDDGALFAVQEVRPKLRLRAAHTAPVSDLAFAPAPLRCVLYSASLDNSISAWDTLLGGDALVTWPVSRGVTSLACCPVDGRIVCSAHEDGRLRLWDVRSGAGNEEMHASRKASSVLTLDANSRFDLRFAFGSAHQRLCTQVRWLPRQLARKGDDGESEKTEEGEHILASVGQDGLLKLFDVRAPSMPLLTVEVQGGEGEARKPGKPVRLLATAWVGPTRIATGGSDGVTRIHAFGSRWAETDA